The proteins below come from a single Lodderomyces elongisporus chromosome 3, complete sequence genomic window:
- the MUP1 gene encoding methionine permease: MGFSDIYKFSSNSQTEKHADSSVDNSSQLSSGLEEGGIVQTDKNVKEIGIISASFLMLNRMLGAGVFSTGSTIYALSGSVGTSLMMWFAGTVIAFTGLLVYMELGTAIPRNGGEKNYLEYMFQKPKFLVTAMYASYVFFLGWAAGNSIVVGEYILNAAGKEPGQWNSRGIALAVITFAFLINGINVKAGLFLANALGVFKIVIVLFISVTGWVALGGGIKTNNFKPTGNFHNAFQGESPSGFGIVNALYNVIWSYVGYSNANYALGEIKNPQKVLKIAAPAAFIGLGIIYMFVNIAYFAVVPKEEIASSGRILAASFFKYAFGDQAEKAASVFVALSAWANVMSVIFSQGRIIQQLGREGSLPFSRFFATSKPFNTPFVGLFQHWIVCIVTILAPPPGDAYNFILNLISYPLNVVNTVIAAGLIWIYYKKYKGLTEWNPPIRATLPVTIFFFLASLYLIVAPYIPPINGQKVYNDMPYWIHAVVTWGVFGIGLFYWIVWVKILPYFGGYRLVAQEVLGPDGFWRNKIYKVSKDSVDAGEVPVEVEEAKEAQVVG, encoded by the coding sequence ATGGGATTCTCAGATATATACAAGTTTCTGAGTAATAGTCAGACAGAAAAACACGCTGACTCTAGTGTCGACAACAGCAGTCAATTGAGCTCAGGCTTGGAAGAAGGCGGAATCGTGCAAACAGATAAGAATGTCAAAGAGATTGGTATCATTTCTGCATCCTTCTTGATGCTCAACAGAATGTTGGGTGCCGGTGTCTTCTCCACCGGTTCCACAATATACGCGTTATCCGGTTCAGTGGGAACCTCATTGATGATGTGGTTTGCAGGAACAGTTATCGCATTCACAGGTTTATTGGTATACATGGAATTGGGAACAGCTATTCCTAGAAATGGTGGTGAAAAGAATTATTTGGAATATATGTTTCAGAAACCCAAGTTCTTGGTCACGGCAATGTACGCCTCATATGTGTTTTTTCTTGGATGGGCCGCAGGTAACTCCATCGTTGTTGGAGAATATATCTTGAATGCCGCAGGTAAAGAACCAGGACAATGGAACTCAAGAGGTATCGCATTGGCAGTGATTACATTTGCATTCTTGATCAATGGTATAAACGTCAAGGCtggtttgtttttggcCAACGCATTGGGTGTCTTCAAAATCGTTATTGTCCTATTCATCTCCGTTACTGGATGGGTTGCTTTGGGTGGCGgaatcaaaacaaataatttCAAACCAACAGGAAACTTTCACAATGCATTCCAAGGTGAATCACCTTCGGGTTTCGGTATTGTGAATGCCTTGTACAATGTCATTTGGTCCTATGTCGGTTACTCAAACGCCAACTATGCGCTCGGTGAAATTAAAAACCCTCAAAAAGTGTTGAAAATTGCTGCTCCTGCAGCATTTATTGGTCTCGGTATCATCTACATGTTTGTTAATATTGCATATTTTGCCGTTGTCCCCAAGGAAGAGATTGCCTCCTCGGGAAGAATCTTGGCGGCATCCTTTTTCAAGTACGCATTTGGAGATCAAGCTGAAAAAGCCGCTTCCGTGTTTGTTGCCTTGTCTGCTTGGGCCAATGTCATGTCAGTTATCTTTTCCCAAGGTAGAATTATTCAACAGTTGGGCCGTGAAGGTTCATTGCCATTCTCAAGATTCTTTGCCACTTCAAAGCCATTCAATACACCATTTGTTGGTTTATTCCAACACTGGATCGTTTGTATTGTGACCATCTTGGCCCCACCTCCAGGTGATGCATACAACTTTATCTTGAATTTGATTTCCTACCCATTGAATGTTGTCAATACCGTTATTGCTGCAGGATTGATTTGGATCTACTACAAGAAATACAAGGGCTTGACTGAGTGGAACCCTCCAATCAGAGCTACTTTGCCAGTAACgatattctttttccttgcTTCCTTGTACTTGATTGTTGCCCCATACATTCCGCCAATCAATGGACAAAAAGTTTACAATGATATGCCATACTGGATCCATGCTGTTGTGACATGGGGTGTGTTTGGAATTGGATTGTTTTATTGGATCGTGTGGGTCAAGATTTTGCCATACTTTGGTGGATACCGACTCGTGGCACAAGAAGTGCTTGGTCCCGATGGATTCTGGAGAAACAAGATTTATAAGGTGTCAAAAGATAGCGTTGATGCTGGTGAAGTACCTGTCGAGGTGGAGGAAGCTAAAGAAGCTCAAGTAGTGGGGTGA
- the MRPL51 gene encoding 39S ribosomal protein L51, mitochondrial (BUSCO:EOG092656JA): MPVKAIPKLSIARNGVGAYVQPCSKVVLQYCNWGGSSNGLRQLLTSGKLNHLAKEKPHTVFEIKRNPGHPKLVFHYNNAKQTVSEIEVKNLNEGQILNKISEYIQRSGNELFKNNHKVVSQNESVRGIWSPLHVPKDHRYKI, translated from the coding sequence ATGCCAGTGAAAGCCATTCCAAAGTTATCCATAGCTCGTAATGGGGTAGGTGCATACGTGCAACCATGCAGCAAAGTCGTGTTACAATACTGCAACTGGGGAGGTTCTTCGAATGGGCTTCGTCAACTTTTAACACTGGGcaaattgaaccatttgGCAAAGGAAAAGCCACATACagtttttgaaatcaaGAGAAACCCAGGCCACCCAAAGTTAGTTTTCCATTACAATAACGCAAAACAAACCGTGAGTGAAATCGAAGttaaaaatttgaatgaGGGACAAATCTTGAATAAGATCTCAGAGTATATACAACGTTCGGGCAATGAGTTGTTCAAAAACAACCACAAAGTTGTATCGCAAAACGAATCGGTAAGAGGTATTTGGTCGCCTTTGCATGTGCCGAAGGACCACAGGTATAAGATATAA